TGGCCAAACCTGGGGCGACAACCCCAACGTGTCAAAATTGATGAAAGCGATCGCCCGTGGTCAACTGCGCCTAGCCGCCAACCACGACTGGAGCCGCGATCGCATTGACACCCTCAACCGCGCCCTCAACCTGCTCAAAGACGAAGGCTATCTCCATGAAGCCCTCTGCCTGGCCCACCTACTGCTAGAGCGCAGCGAGCTAAACCACCCCCTGCGCCAAGAAATTCAAGCCTGGGTAGAGCAGCCCAGCGCCCCCTGGCGCGTTGACATTGACCGCTGTATTCGCCAACAGCGACCCTTTCGCCTCATGTACCAAGACGCTGCCAACCGTCTGTGGAACTTCACCGTGCGCCATGCCAAGATCGAGCGCCATGAAGACCGCCAATACCTCGACTGCTGGTGCGATGAAACAGAAGGCAATCAGGATGTGGATGCCCTACGTCATAATTGGTCGCTACGCCTAGATCGCATTCCGTCCGAAGCTGTGATTTCTCCCGCTGAGGGGCACTGGCAACCTGAACTCAGTCATATTGAAGTTGAATTCTTCCTCTTGGGAGGTTTAGCCTTTGGCTATCGGTCTAAAACTAAGGCTGACCTAGTCAATGAATGGCAGCCCGATGTACAGCAGCGGCGGGTGGTGCGCCGAGTTAGCAATACGTTTTGGTTTCTCCGCGAGGTGCGTCGATATGGGGCCGATTGTCTGATTTCTAGTCCACTTCCCATCCGTGAAAAATTTATGCAGGAACTAAGACGGTGGGTTGAGCACTATCAACCTTGATAGAGGCCCGCTGGTGATAGCTGAAGCAACCTCAACCCCCAGCCTCCAAATGCCCCACCCCATTCAACCCCACCACCTCAAACCCCTCACCCTTGACCCCAAACACTGACACCGAAGTATTCTCCAAGTCATAGCGAAAGCTCGATTCCCTAGGCTCATCCAGCAGCAGTGGTATCAACGCCCGCAGCAGCCCTCCGTGGGCCACCACAGCCACCG
Above is a genomic segment from Nodosilinea sp. E11 containing:
- a CDS encoding WYL domain-containing protein, whose protein sequence is MTRQKRSITLSIDEAEKAQLEQLALDFGQTWGDNPNVSKLMKAIARGQLRLAANHDWSRDRIDTLNRALNLLKDEGYLHEALCLAHLLLERSELNHPLRQEIQAWVEQPSAPWRVDIDRCIRQQRPFRLMYQDAANRLWNFTVRHAKIERHEDRQYLDCWCDETEGNQDVDALRHNWSLRLDRIPSEAVISPAEGHWQPELSHIEVEFFLLGGLAFGYRSKTKADLVNEWQPDVQQRRVVRRVSNTFWFLREVRRYGADCLISSPLPIREKFMQELRRWVEHYQP